Below is a genomic region from Syntrophorhabdales bacterium.
CGCGTTCAAACGATGGTCCCTTCTTTTAGGCATCCCCGTACTACTGCTCTTCGTGCTCTTTGTCGTAAACCAAACCCTGCAGATAGTCGATTTTGCTTCGCGGATCAGCCCGCTCCTTGCAACCGTTCTATTTTGGGTCCTTATCGCTATCTACGCAGGCATCGTTCTTGTTCCTGCGGCGATCTTCCTGCGTTTGCCCAGACATCTCCATCCCCCGGGCAGCGAAAAATCGGAGGATTTTCCGTTATACCTCGAAGTCTTAAAAAAACGTCTGCGCTGCAATCCTCTGTTGAAAGGCAATGTCATGGCGGACAGACGAGATGTAGAAGAGGCGCTGGCATCGTTAAGCATACAGGCTGATGAAATCATCCAGAAGGCCGCGTCACGAGTCTTTATTACCACGGCAGTTTCCCAGAACGGCCGGTTGGACGCATTGCTCGTGCTGTCAGCGCTATCGCAGATGGTCTGGCGAATCGCGCATCTTTTCTACCAGCGGCCGAGATTGACAGAGTTCGTGAACCTCTATGCAAATGTGGCGGCAACAGCCTTTCTTGCGAGTGAACTGCAGGACATTGACCTGCACGAACAGCTTGCGCCGATTCTGTCGTCTACTGCAGGTTCCGTGGTCCTCTCGATTCCAGGCACGACTCTCTTGGTCAGTTCGATACTCACGGGCTCGGGCAATGCCTTCCTGGTGCTGAGGGTCGGGGTTATCACAAAGCGGTACTGCGGATCGCTCTGCATTGGCGAGCGACGCT
It encodes:
- a CDS encoding DUF697 domain-containing protein, whose translation is MRTAFKRWSLLLGIPVLLLFVLFVVNQTLQIVDFASRISPLLATVLFWVLIAIYAGIVLVPAAIFLRLPRHLHPPGSEKSEDFPLYLEVLKKRLRCNPLLKGNVMADRRDVEEALASLSIQADEIIQKAASRVFITTAVSQNGRLDALLVLSALSQMVWRIAHLFYQRPRLTEFVNLYANVAATAFLASELQDIDLHEQLAPILSSTAGSVVLSIPGTTLLVSSILTGSGNAFLVLRVGVITKRYCGSLCIGERRSIRRAATLEAARMLGPVIGQGAKKISTAVWDISKEKLGSRISGAASQVKEAGRRLFSRTADAKTESRGPEEPKINE